CAAAGCACCTTGACTACGAAAAGATAAGTATAGAGGGGCTTATCAAGAGAAATCCAAAGGTTTCGCTGAGCTTTTTTAAGGTGAGAAGCTCCTTTGACATTAGATTTGTGGAAGAAAATATTGGAAAGGGGCTCTAAATTTTAATGCTTTTATGAACCCTATCGGCAATTAGAACAGCAAGCCCTCCTTTTAGGGCATCTATTGGAATAAAGGGAGCAACTCCCAGCAAAAAGGCCTTTTCAAAATCTCCTCCCATGAAAAATCCTAATCTCAACCAGCCTAGGAGGTAGATTGTTAGAATCCCTATCGCAGAGCCTATGGCGTAGTTCTTAATATCTTTTTTCTTTTCGCTTATCAGCCCTGCTAAAAATGCCGCAACGGGAAACGATAAGAGATAGCCCCCAGTAGGCCCGTATATATGCCCAAAACCTCCACTGAAGTTTGCAAAAACTGGAAGCCCAATGGCACCCATAAAGAGATACACTAGCTGACTCAGAAATCCAAGTCTTGTTCCCAATATTAGACCGCTCAACAAAACAAAGAGCACTTGAAATGTTATTGGCACGGTACCAATTGGAATTGCTATTTGAGCTCCAATTGCTGTTAAAGCCGCGAAGAGCCCAACATAAGATATCTCCTTGGCCTTCATGTTACCACCTATATCATAGAGATTTTGTTAACCTTAAAAATTTTTTTGTTAACTAATTCAAAACTTTTTAATTTCCCCATCATAGCGATTTTCATGATGAGGGCTATTAGGGACAGTCCAGTAAAGCGCGAAATATTAAAAAAATTAAGGTGTAGAGAAGTTGTTTCAGGCGATGAAATTGCCCGAGAAGTTAAAACATCCCGAGTAGCCGTTTGGAAACATATAAAAGAACTGAACAATCTGGGATATTCCATAATTTCGACCCCAAAGGGATATACCTTGATTAGTGAGCCTCGCAAACCTTATCCATGGGAGCTTGACTTTGAAAGCTACTACTTTAAAGAAATAGAATCCACCATGGACGTTGCAAAGGAACTCGCTGAAAAAGGCGCAAAAAATGTTTTTGTAATAGCTGAAAAACAGACACAGGGAAGAGGAAGGATTGGAAGAAAGTGGAGTTCTCCGGAGGGGGGTTTATATTTTTCTCTAATTCTAAGGCCCAAGTTGCCCTTAGCTGACATAGATAGAGTCAGATACCCAGTTCTGGAAGCATTAAAAGAAGGGCTGGAGGACTATGGCCTCCCTGTGGAGATTGCTCCAGAGGGGAATATTTTTGTGAAAGGAAAAAAGATAGCCGGTATCCTAGTAGA
The Thermococcus sp. 2319x1 DNA segment above includes these coding regions:
- a CDS encoding biotin transporter BioY, with product MKAKEISYVGLFAALTAIGAQIAIPIGTVPITFQVLFVLLSGLILGTRLGFLSQLVYLFMGAIGLPVFANFSGGFGHIYGPTGGYLLSFPVAAFLAGLISEKKKDIKNYAIGSAIGILTIYLLGWLRLGFFMGGDFEKAFLLGVAPFIPIDALKGGLAVLIADRVHKSIKI
- a CDS encoding biotin--[acetyl-CoA-carboxylase] ligase, with translation MLTLKIFLLTNSKLFNFPIIAIFMMRAIRDSPVKREILKKLRCREVVSGDEIAREVKTSRVAVWKHIKELNNLGYSIISTPKGYTLISEPRKPYPWELDFESYYFKEIESTMDVAKELAEKGAKNVFVIAEKQTQGRGRIGRKWSSPEGGLYFSLILRPKLPLADIDRVRYPVLEALKEGLEDYGLPVEIAPEGNIFVKGKKIAGILVEAEGELDQVKYVIVGVGVNVNNVAPVNGTSMKEELKREVDMLEFTRNLFTKIYQHLSAEAIF